A window from Desulfurispora thermophila DSM 16022 encodes these proteins:
- the leuB gene encoding 3-isopropylmalate dehydrogenase, giving the protein MYKIAVLPGDGIGPEVVTQALQVLKKAAEKYNIDLEIKEYLFGGAAYDATGHPLPPETLQGCRESHAVLLGAVGGPKWDNLPVELRPERGALLPLRKELGVYANLRPARVYPQLVESSTLKPEVIAGLDIIVVRELTGGIYFGSKERQEIPGGYKVVETLEYSTGEIARVVRWGFELARQRSKRLTSVDKANVLESSRLWREVVEQMAPAYPDVQVSHMLVDNCAMQLVRNPRQFDVIVTENMFGDILSDQAAQLTGSIGMLPSASLGGGVGLYEPIHGSAPDIAGQNKANPLATILSVAMLLRHSLQHPAAADAVEKAVARVLADGLRTADILTAGCRPVGTAEMGAAVCQAIE; this is encoded by the coding sequence ATGTATAAAATCGCTGTTCTGCCGGGTGACGGCATCGGTCCCGAGGTCGTCACCCAGGCGCTGCAAGTGTTGAAGAAGGCGGCTGAAAAATATAACATTGACCTGGAAATAAAGGAATATCTTTTTGGCGGCGCTGCCTATGACGCCACCGGCCACCCCCTGCCGCCGGAAACGCTGCAGGGGTGCCGGGAGAGCCATGCCGTGCTGCTGGGGGCGGTGGGCGGTCCCAAATGGGATAACCTGCCCGTGGAGTTGCGTCCCGAGCGGGGGGCGCTCCTGCCCCTGCGCAAAGAGCTGGGGGTATACGCCAACCTGCGCCCGGCCCGGGTCTACCCGCAGCTGGTGGAGTCCTCCACTCTGAAACCGGAAGTGATTGCCGGGCTGGACATTATAGTAGTGCGCGAACTGACCGGCGGGATCTATTTCGGTAGCAAGGAGCGGCAGGAAATTCCCGGCGGCTATAAAGTGGTGGAAACGCTGGAGTACAGCACCGGGGAAATTGCCCGTGTGGTGCGCTGGGGCTTTGAACTGGCCCGCCAGCGCAGTAAACGCCTCACCTCGGTGGATAAGGCCAATGTGCTGGAGAGCTCCCGGCTGTGGCGGGAAGTGGTGGAGCAAATGGCGCCCGCATACCCCGACGTGCAGGTCAGCCACATGCTGGTGGACAACTGCGCCATGCAGCTGGTGCGCAACCCCCGCCAGTTTGACGTGATCGTCACGGAAAACATGTTTGGCGATATCCTCAGCGACCAGGCGGCCCAGCTCACCGGCTCCATTGGCATGCTGCCCTCGGCCAGCCTGGGCGGCGGTGTGGGCCTTTACGAGCCCATTCACGGCTCGGCGCCCGACATTGCCGGCCAGAACAAAGCCAACCCGCTGGCCACCATCCTGTCGGTGGCCATGCTGCTGCGCCACTCCCTGCAGCATCCCGCAGCGGCGGATGCGGTGGAAAAAGCGGTGGCCAGGGTGCTGGCCGACGGCCTGCGCACGGCCGATATCCTCACGGCGGGCTGCCGTCCGGTGGGCACGGCGGAGATGGGCGCGGCCGTATGCCAGGCCATAGAGTGA